The window TCTTTGATGCCGGAGCTGGCGGAAAAGGTAGAGGATATTCCTGCTGTCGGTTCCGTTTATCAGCCGAGTGTGGAAGAGATCGCCGCTATGCAACCCGATCTGGTTATCGGTGACGATGTTCCCTTCCACCGCAGCTTGCGTAACAGTTTGGCGGAAGAAGGAATACCGCTCTATATTAACCGCCTGCATACGTATGATGACGTCTTGCAGACGCTGCGTTTTTTCGGCCGCCTGACGGGACAGGAAGATACGGCGGCGGCCTTGGAAAAGACGATCGCCAAAGAGTATGCCGTCGTTCACGATAAAGCGATCGGTAAAAAAGCGCCGCGGACCTTGATCCTTTTCGGCACGCGCGAGGCCTTACAGATGGCTACGGGAAGATCCTTCAGCGGCGCCTTGCTTAACGAAATCGGCGGTGGTAACATTGCCGATTTCGTTAAGCAAGGCGCCGCTGGTTCCCTTGGACGAAGCCTATATTGCCGCAGCCGATCCGGAGGTCATCCTCTTCATCAACATGGTGCATGATCCGGCCGTAGTGGATTCGTTCCGCAAGGATATGACGGCAGGAAATATCTGGCAGCGTCTCAGCGCCGTCCGCAACGGCCGAGTTCGTTTTCTGCCCGGCGATCTCTTTGCCGTCAATCCCGGATCGCGCATAGCCAAAGCGATGGCCGTCCTCTATTGTCGGGTGTACAGTACGAAATAGGGCGGTGCAGGCGGCGAGTCGCGATCCTTTCCATGTAATCGACAGTCGGTACAATTATCAGCGGTGTTCTGCATTTGTGATACGAGGCATGACGGCCTGTTGCTATCGAAGATGAAAATAAGGGGCTGTAACCGGATGAGTTTATCCGGTTACAGCCCCTTATTTTCATTGTTCGGGAAAACAATAGCGGCGAGCCGTTGATGGCGAAAATATTGGTGTTATATTAATTTTATTTGACAACAATAGAGAAAAAAAGTACAATCTCATTTGAATGATAATAGATGTCATTATCTAAGAAGGAGGCGATTTTTTGGGAAAGCCAATACGTATGTTGAGGATTACAGTGGCTTGCTGCCTTGTGGTGTTGATCGGCTGGCTGGGACTGTACGGAAGTAGCGGCGGTAATAGGGCGGTGCGGCAGGTTACGGACAGTACGGGAACGGTCGTAAACATTCCGGTACATCCGCAACGCGTCGTTTTTCTGAATGTGTCCAACATGGACATGTATTATGCGGCAGGAGGTACGGCTGTCGGTAAGCCGTCGTCGGAGTCCGTCTCGCCGACGTTGCAGGAAAAGACGAAGGACGTTACGGAAGTCGGTATCATTCATAATCCAAACGTTGAAACGATTTTGTCATTAAATCCCGATCTGGTTATCGGGGTCAATGTCCCATTCCATAACAATTTGCGGGCTACGTTGGAAAAAGCGGGGATTCCGTTGTATATCAATGCGCTTGATTCTTATGATGATGTATTGGAAACGCTGCGCTTTTACGGCGAGCTGACGGGACAGGAGAAAAAGGCGGCAGCGGAAGCCGCGCGTATTGAAGAGGTACACCGGCAGATTTTTTCCCGTACAGAAGGGAAAGAAGGTCCGCGAACGTTAATTATCTTCGGCGCACCGGGCAGCTTCAGTATGGCGACGAGCAAGTCTTTCAGCGGTGATTTGCTGACACAACTTGGCGGCGTCAATATTGCTGACGGAGCGGCGGAAATGGAAAGTGGTTTTGTGCCTTTGAGTATGGAATATATTGCAAAGCGCGATCCGGAAGTTATCCTGTTTATCAGTATGGTAAAACGTCCGGCAATCATTGAAAATTTCCAAGAGGAAATGGCCGGAAGTTCACTTTGGCAAGGAGTCAGTGCCGTGCAGCAAGGAAGAATTTATTATTTGCCGGGAGAGCTGTTTGCCGTGAATCCCGGGACGCGCATTGCCGAAGCCTTTGACGTATTGTATAACGATTTGTATGGAAACGGTGCGGCGCAATGATGCTGCGTAACGAAACAACGGATAAACGGCTGGCCTTACGGTATGCCGTCTTGGCAGCCGGACCGATGATACTGGTTGTTCTCCTTTTTATCGGTATTGCCGCCGGCGCCGTTTCGATGACAATGACGGAAATATGGCAGGTTTTGACCGGCGGCGGGCAAGGTGAAAATTATCGCATTATTTATTATCTCCGTCTGCCGCGCGTTTTTTGTGCGGCGCTGACGGGGACAAATCTGGCGCTGGCAGGATGCATACTACAGGGAATATTGCGTAATCCGCTGGCTGATCCCGGCATTATCGGCGTTACGGCCGGCGCCGGATTGGCGGCGATGGCGCTGATGCTGGTCGTACCTGAAATGACGTATCTGGTTCCTTTCGCCGCCTTCCTGGGGGCGCTGGCGGCCGCTGCCGCCGTTTTTCTCCTGGCTTGGGAACGCGGCATCAACCCGTTACGGCTCATTTTGGCCGGTGTCGCTATTGCCGCCTTTTTCGGCGGCGGCACGGCGGCGCTGTCAGTGTTTTTTTCCGATAAAATTCAAGGCACCGTCAATTGGATGGCCGGCGGTTTTGCCGGTGCGAGTTGGCAGCATGTTTTCATGATCCTGCCATATAGCGCTTTCGGCATTGTCGTGGCGTTGTGGAGCTACCGTAAGCTCAACGCCTTGCAACTGGGTGATGATGTGGCCGCTTCTCTGGGCTTACACGTGGAACGGACACGTTTTTTTCTCGTCGCCATCGCCGCGCTGCTGGCGGCATCTGCAGTCAGCGTAGCCGGCCTGCTGGGATTTGTCGGGCTGGTCGTTCCACATATTATGCGTCTGCTCGTGGGATCCGACTTTGAATTTCTTTTGCCGGCTTCAGCTGTTTTCGGTGCCGTTCTGGTTATCGGTGCGGATATCGTTGCCCGGACGGCTTTCAGTCCCGTCGAGGTGCCTGTGGGAATTTTCCTTTCCTTTTTGGGAGCTCCTTTTTTCCTTTATCTGTTGAAGCGGAGAATGAGAACATGAGTGATACTTTGGAAATGTGCGATGTTGCGCTGGGGTACGGCGATCGTGCCGTTGCGGAACATATTAATTTGTCGTTTATGGAGCCGGCGATCGTATCTATTATTGGGCCGAACGGCTCCGGCAAGTCAACTTTGCTCAAGGCTTTGGGACGCTTGCTGAAACCTCGTTGCGGCACCGTTTATTTAAACGGCGACGATATTCGTTCATGGCCGTCGGCGGAAACGGCCAAACGGCTTTCCGTTTTGCCGCAGTCGGCGCAGGCTCCCGGCGATATGACGGTCCGTGATTTGGCTGCTTGCGGCAGGATACCGTACCAGTCGGCGTTTTCCCAATTGCAGGAGACAGATCGGGAGGCTATTGACAATGCGTTGGCGGCAACGGGGTTGCAAACGATGGCCGACCGTCCGCTTGCAGCGCTTTCCGGCGGCGAACGGCAACGGGCTTGGTTGGCAATGGCGCTGGCCCAGGAACCGCAGATTTTGCTGCTCGACGAACCGACGACATATTTGGATATTCATTATCAGTTGGACCTGATGGAACTGATCCGGCAGCTTCACCAGACTTTGCGGATTACGGTGATCATGGTAATGCACGATTTAAACTATGCCGCCCGGTACAGTCAGCGGCTGATTGCGGTGAAAGACGGCGCCGTCATGGCGGACGGTTCTGTGGAAGAGGTGTTTGTACAGCCTGTTTTAGAAGCGCTGTACCAGGTTAAAGCCACGGTATTGAAGGTAGGCGAGGGCGATGTGACGCAGCTTGTTTGTGTGCCGTATAAGACGGAGTGCGGCATGACCTAGAGAAGAGACGTGCTCATGGCATCTTCACCGAAGACAGGCATGCATCGGACCGTTGCGTCAGCATAAAGAATGTATGACTTGGTAAGAATAATGACAAAAGGAGATGATTTGGTGAGAAAAGAATATATACTGCGTGCCGTTATTATTTCCGCCTTATGTACAGGCGGGGTTTGCCACGGCGCCCTGGCGGAAGAGACGGCGGACAAGACGATGAAGAGCAGGGATATCATCGTTACGGCATCTAAAACGGCGGAGGAAATTCGGACGGAGCCGCAGGCCGTAGAAGTGATCACTGCCGATGATATGCGGCGAATGGGGGCTGACGATCTCCTGACGGCGTTGGCTTTGGCGAATAACTTGAATTTATCGAAGGCAACCATGACCGGAAATGCCGTACAGATTCGCGGTATGAGCACCAATCACGTGCTGATTCTCGTCGACGGCAAACGGTATGCCGCCGAAGATACAAATGTGACGACAAATGTATACAACTTGCAGCGGCTAAATGTTGATGATATTGAACGCGTTGAAATCGTTCGCGGCCCTTCCAGCTCGCTTTACGGGTCAGACGCCATGGGCGGCGTCATCAACGTGATCACGAAGGTGCCTGAAAAGGCCGGCGGTAATGTCGGTATGGTGACCGGTTCTTCGTTGACTGCCGGCGCTTTTAATTTCAATTTCGGCAAGCACGGACGTTGGACGACAAGCTTTGACGGCCGTATCGAACAAGAACGAAGGCATAATCGCTATACGCACAGTGAATCGTTGAATCCGATGACGCACCAGGTGTCTTCCGTGACGGACGGGAATACCGGCTCTTATGGCACACGCCGTATGTTCCATTTGGTTTCGCAGTATGATTTTGAAAACGCGAACAAGAATAAGCTGCGGTTTGATGTCGATCTTATGAATGAAGATGCGCGTTCCGATTTTGCGGATACGAAATCCCATATTTATGTTGGCGACGGGTATTTGATGCAAATGGGACCGTTTCCGAAAGCGCCGAAAGATTGGGTCTTGACGAATAAAAATAAACGGGAATGGTATCACAACGACCAATATGGCTTCAGCGTAGAATATACAGGAAAAACGAAACGAAATGCCTATACGTTCCGTTCCTATTATAACGAATTGAAAAAGGATTCCCATCTGTATAACGATCGTGTGCTGCCGAAGGAAAAAGTACGGGTCAACGTGCCGCCTATGTTGATTCCTAAAATAGGGTTTCCTTTTATTGATTATGACTATGGCGCCCAGTATGCGAAAGAAGATACGGATTACGCCAAATACAGCACGTGGGTCACGGAAGCGCAGGATACGCTGTACATCGGTGAGAACCATAACCTGACCTTTGGCGGTGAATACCGAACGCTGGAGTATAAGGGCACACGTCTTAGCGATTCGCCGACAGGCGTCAACAAACGGGCGGAAACACATGGTGTTAATTCTTACGCCGCTTTTATACAGGATCAATGGCAGATCAACGACAAGCTTTATTTGGTGCCGTCTCTGCGCTATGAGCATAACAGCCGCTTCGGCTCGGAAACGACACCCCGTTTAGGACTGACGTATGCGATCAATCCTTATTGGCGATTTAAAGCCAATTACGGTCGTGGCTACAAAGCGCCGTCTATCAGCGAAATGTATATGCGTATGCATCGATCGATGGGCCCCATGTCTGTCAATATTTATGGCAATCCTGATTTGAAACCGGAAAAATCCCGCAGCTACGACTTCGGCGTCGAAATGGAAAAGGGCGCCTGGTTCGGCAAGGTGACGTATTTTAACAATGATGTCAGCAACTTGATTACGACGGATAAGATTGCCGGGACCGATTCCGATTATCACTATATCAACGTAAACGAGGCCGGGATAAACGGTGTGGAAGCGGAAGTTGGCAAGCGTTTGAATAATCGCTGGACCGTTAAGCTGACGCACAATTATCTGGATGCAGTGAATCAGCGGTCGCATCAGCGGCTGAATAACCGGGCGAAGAATACGACGACGCTGCAGCTTATTTACGATGACCATAACGCGGATAAAGGATTCAGCGCGATTCTTTGGGATCAATTCTCCGACAAGTACCGGCTGAATGACCAGGATTACACGTATAATACACTGAATTTTTCGTTTGACAAGCACGTGACGAAGGATATTTCCGTTTATGGCGGCGTGGAGAATATTCTCAATAAAAAGGTGGATGACTTATACGTTGACGGCCGCTTCTGGCGTATTGGTGCGGAATGGCGCTGGTAAGGATGCAGGGTGCCGGGTGGAAAGCGGCGGTTATGGCGGCAGTGTTGTCGTTTTTTTTGACAACAGTTGCAGCTCATGACGTTACTTTTCCAACTGTTGCGCCCCCGTTTTTCTTGGAAGCCGCATCTGGCCGTTTGACGACGGCGGCAGCGCCGGCTGCGGCGGCGCGTGGTTCCCGCGTCATCTTCTTCAATGAATTCCATGACAGCGAGGACTGCCATGCGGCCGAATACGACATTTTGCAGGCCTTGTATGCGCAATACGGCGACAGACTGGTGCTTTCCATGGAAATGTTTGAACGGGATGTGCAGCCTGCTGTCGATGCTTTTTTGCATGGAGAGACGGATGAGGCCGAATTTTTGTCGGCAACGCGCCCTTGGCCGAATTATGATCGGGATTACAGCGCGATCGTTCGATTTGCCAAGGTGCATCGGCTGCCGCTGTTGGCAGCCAATATTCCGCGGCGTATAGCGGCCGTTTACGCGCGAACCGGCTCCTTGGCGGAGCTGGCGGAAAAAGAGCGCGCCTATTTGCCGCTTGTCCGGCGCAAGGGGTCGGCAGCGTATGCGGCAAAATTTACTGCCGTTATGAACCGGATAGGGCAAGTCGGCATGAAGGTGGAAGAAGATCGCATTCCCTTGCTGTATCAAGCGCAGTGCCTGAAGGATGATACGATGGCGGAAACCTTGTCGGCGTACGGGACGGCCCATCCGCAAGCCATCATTTATCATCTTCAAGGCGCTTTTCACGGCGAAGAAGGACTGGGCGTCATCGAGAAGCTGCACCAACTGCAGCCGGCCTGGCGTCTGACGGCGATCACGGCTGTTCGCAAGGGCGAAGGCGATAATGCAGACGTATTGCAGCGTTATCGTTCTTATGGAGACTATTTGTTTATCAATTGACGGAGGGGCTGCAAAGCAGTGTTGCAGCCTTTCTGTACACAGGAGGCGGGCAGTTGGAATGAT of the Megasphaera vaginalis (ex Bordigoni et al. 2020) genome contains:
- a CDS encoding ABC transporter substrate-binding protein, translated to MSYRYVRFFTIILAAAFVCAVAWVSWGKTTGRSGIMQRLTDSTGAVVLLPAHPQRVVILNASNLDLYYGAGGTVVGRPLTSSLMPELAEKVEDIPAVGSVYQPSVEEIAAMQPDLVIGDDVPFHRSLRNSLAEEGIPLYINRLHTYDDVLQTLRFFGRLTGQEDTAAALEKTIAKEYAVVHDKAIGKKAPRTLILFGTREALQMATGRSFSGALLNEIGGGNIADFVKQGAAGSLGRSLYCRSRSGGHPLHQHGA
- a CDS encoding ABC transporter substrate-binding protein, with the translated sequence MDEAYIAAADPEVILFINMVHDPAVVDSFRKDMTAGNIWQRLSAVRNGRVRFLPGDLFAVNPGSRIAKAMAVLYCRVYSTK
- a CDS encoding ABC transporter substrate-binding protein, producing the protein MGKPIRMLRITVACCLVVLIGWLGLYGSSGGNRAVRQVTDSTGTVVNIPVHPQRVVFLNVSNMDMYYAAGGTAVGKPSSESVSPTLQEKTKDVTEVGIIHNPNVETILSLNPDLVIGVNVPFHNNLRATLEKAGIPLYINALDSYDDVLETLRFYGELTGQEKKAAAEAARIEEVHRQIFSRTEGKEGPRTLIIFGAPGSFSMATSKSFSGDLLTQLGGVNIADGAAEMESGFVPLSMEYIAKRDPEVILFISMVKRPAIIENFQEEMAGSSLWQGVSAVQQGRIYYLPGELFAVNPGTRIAEAFDVLYNDLYGNGAAQ
- a CDS encoding FecCD family ABC transporter permease — its product is MLRNETTDKRLALRYAVLAAGPMILVVLLFIGIAAGAVSMTMTEIWQVLTGGGQGENYRIIYYLRLPRVFCAALTGTNLALAGCILQGILRNPLADPGIIGVTAGAGLAAMALMLVVPEMTYLVPFAAFLGALAAAAAVFLLAWERGINPLRLILAGVAIAAFFGGGTAALSVFFSDKIQGTVNWMAGGFAGASWQHVFMILPYSAFGIVVALWSYRKLNALQLGDDVAASLGLHVERTRFFLVAIAALLAASAVSVAGLLGFVGLVVPHIMRLLVGSDFEFLLPASAVFGAVLVIGADIVARTAFSPVEVPVGIFLSFLGAPFFLYLLKRRMRT
- a CDS encoding ABC transporter ATP-binding protein — translated: MSDTLEMCDVALGYGDRAVAEHINLSFMEPAIVSIIGPNGSGKSTLLKALGRLLKPRCGTVYLNGDDIRSWPSAETAKRLSVLPQSAQAPGDMTVRDLAACGRIPYQSAFSQLQETDREAIDNALAATGLQTMADRPLAALSGGERQRAWLAMALAQEPQILLLDEPTTYLDIHYQLDLMELIRQLHQTLRITVIMVMHDLNYAARYSQRLIAVKDGAVMADGSVEEVFVQPVLEALYQVKATVLKVGEGDVTQLVCVPYKTECGMT
- a CDS encoding TonB-dependent receptor plug domain-containing protein; this encodes MRKEYILRAVIISALCTGGVCHGALAEETADKTMKSRDIIVTASKTAEEIRTEPQAVEVITADDMRRMGADDLLTALALANNLNLSKATMTGNAVQIRGMSTNHVLILVDGKRYAAEDTNVTTNVYNLQRLNVDDIERVEIVRGPSSSLYGSDAMGGVINVITKVPEKAGGNVGMVTGSSLTAGAFNFNFGKHGRWTTSFDGRIEQERRHNRYTHSESLNPMTHQVSSVTDGNTGSYGTRRMFHLVSQYDFENANKNKLRFDVDLMNEDARSDFADTKSHIYVGDGYLMQMGPFPKAPKDWVLTNKNKREWYHNDQYGFSVEYTGKTKRNAYTFRSYYNELKKDSHLYNDRVLPKEKVRVNVPPMLIPKIGFPFIDYDYGAQYAKEDTDYAKYSTWVTEAQDTLYIGENHNLTFGGEYRTLEYKGTRLSDSPTGVNKRAETHGVNSYAAFIQDQWQINDKLYLVPSLRYEHNSRFGSETTPRLGLTYAINPYWRFKANYGRGYKAPSISEMYMRMHRSMGPMSVNIYGNPDLKPEKSRSYDFGVEMEKGAWFGKVTYFNNDVSNLITTDKIAGTDSDYHYINVNEAGINGVEAEVGKRLNNRWTVKLTHNYLDAVNQRSHQRLNNRAKNTTTLQLIYDDHNADKGFSAILWDQFSDKYRLNDQDYTYNTLNFSFDKHVTKDISVYGGVENILNKKVDDLYVDGRFWRIGAEWRW
- a CDS encoding ChaN family lipoprotein → MALVRMQGAGWKAAVMAAVLSFFLTTVAAHDVTFPTVAPPFFLEAASGRLTTAAAPAAAARGSRVIFFNEFHDSEDCHAAEYDILQALYAQYGDRLVLSMEMFERDVQPAVDAFLHGETDEAEFLSATRPWPNYDRDYSAIVRFAKVHRLPLLAANIPRRIAAVYARTGSLAELAEKERAYLPLVRRKGSAAYAAKFTAVMNRIGQVGMKVEEDRIPLLYQAQCLKDDTMAETLSAYGTAHPQAIIYHLQGAFHGEEGLGVIEKLHQLQPAWRLTAITAVRKGEGDNADVLQRYRSYGDYLFIN